One region of Anolis carolinensis isolate JA03-04 unplaced genomic scaffold, rAnoCar3.1.pri scaffold_23, whole genome shotgun sequence genomic DNA includes:
- the LOC134294799 gene encoding cyclin-dependent kinases regulatory subunit 2 codes for MAHKQIYYSDKYCDENYEYRHVMLPRELSKQVPKTHLMTEEEWRRLGVQQSLGWVHYMIHEPEPHILLFRRPLPKGQQK; via the coding sequence ATGGCCCACAAGCAGATCTATTATTCTGACAAGTACTGCGACGAGAACTACGAGTACCGACATGTGATGCTGCCAAGAGAGCTCTCAAAACAAGTACCGAAAACTCATTTAATGactgaagaggaatggagacGACTTGGTGTTCAACAGAGCCTTGGCTGGGTCCACTACATGATTCATGAACCAGAACCACATATCCTCCTTTTTAGAAGACCACTTCCAAAAGGCCAGCAGAAATGA